In the genome of Lactobacillus intestinalis, the window GTTCCAATTTTAAACATGAAAGTCTTCAAGCACTACAACTTCACCTTGGGTGCTGGTCTTGTCATGATTGACTTTGGCATTATTCTTTCTGCCATGTATCTTTTACCACAATATTTACAAAACGGTTTGCTTGTCGCTGTTGCTCTAACAGAAATTATTATGCTTCCAGGGGGTTTAGTAAATGCTTTGGTCTCAGCTGTAGCTGGTAGAATGTATGACAATTTTGGCGCAAAGTGGCCAACTAGAATTGGCTTCTTGATTGCTTTTGTTGGGGCATTCTTGCTTAGTATTGTTACTACCAGCAGCCCAATTTGGTATGTGATTTTAGCTCATATTATCTTGATGATTGGGACACCACTTGCGATGTCTCCAGCTCAAACCTCTGCTTTGAACTCCTTGAAAGGAATTGAATCGGCTGATGGCTCTGCAATTTTGAATACTGTGCAACAGATTGTTGGGGCATTGGCAACAGCTTTAGCTACAAGCTTCTTAACTCTGGGAAGAAACAGTGTTGGTGGAGCTGAAGCTTTTAGATTTACAAATGGTATTCATTATGGAATGTACTTCACGATTGCATTGACGGTAGTAGGTTTTATTATTGCTTTATTTGTAAAAGATGATGGCAACTACAGCAAATAGAACTAATGCGGTGATTTTTTCACCGTATTTTTTGTAGTTAAGAAAAGAAAACTGTAAAATAGTACATAATAATAAAAAGCGAGGTTATGATAAATGGAAGATATTAATGTAGAATTTCAAGCTAGCAATCCGCGTAGTGTGAAGCTTCTCAACAAGTTATATGATGGCCACTTGGTGTTGAATGACATCGGTTTTAGACTTAATGAGCAATTAAGTGGCGACGGTGAAATTACCGTTCCTAATGAAGAAGATGTTCAAAACTTGAATGATACTTTTAAAAAGGCAGTTGATACATTTACTCAAATTACTGAAGAATATGGCGATGTAAATCAATTTGCAGACAACTTTTTTGGGGATACTAAAACTTTTGCTGAAGCTGTGATTACTGAAATGGTTGACTTTAATAATGGAATCGCTGATATTGCTTCGGTTGGACTTGAATCATATGATGATGAAAAGCTCAATGATTGGATCAACAAGATGATGGGTGAAGTTGTTGATACTAATGAAGCTTTCAATAAATTGATTGGTGAAGAATAAAAGAAAAGACTAGCAAAATTTTTGCTAGCCTTTTTTAGGGAGAAAATAGTTATATTAGGGTATTATTTATTTGTCTTCATAGCCTTTTGGATGGCCTTGGTGCCAATTCCAAGCGGTGGAAATTACATCCTCGACGTTTTCGTGCTTTGGCTTCCAGCCTAAAACTTCGCGAGCCTTAGTTGAATCGGCTACCAAACTATCTGGATCGCCGCCGCGTCTTGGTCCCATTGTATAAGGGATGTCAATGCCGGTGACTTTCTTGGCTGCTTCCAGGATTTCCAAGTTGGAGTAGCCTTGAGCAGTCCCCAAGTTGAAGACGTCAGACTTGTTAGTTTCCATCACATGCTTTAAAGCTAAAATGTGAGCATCAATCAAGTCTTCTACTTGCACATAGTCACGGACATTGGTACCGTCTTTGGTGTCGTAATCGTCACCGAAGATAGTGAAGTTGCCATCACCGGAAATTGCACTCTTTAAAATGTTTGGAATTAAGTGAGTTTCTGGAGCGTGATCTTCGCCAATACTGCCGTCACTAGAAGCCCCAGCCACATTGAAGTAGCGCAAAGCAATTGACTTGATACCGTCAGCCTTGTCAGCCCAGTGCATGATCTTTTCCATCATCATCTTGGTTTCGCCGTATGGGTTGATTGGATCAAGCGGTGTGTCTTCGGTAATTGGCAATTTCTTTGGAATACCATAAGTAGCTGCAGAACTTGAGAAAACCAAATATTTAACATTGGCATCATTCATAGCTTCTAAAAGTGAGATCATGCCCGAAACATTGTTGTCGTAGTACTTGAGTGGCTTCTTGACAGATTCTGGAACTAATGAATAAGCTGCAAAGTGCATAACAGCGTCAATTTTTTCATCGCGCAAAATCTTGCTTACCAAAAAAGTGTCTTCAATATCGCCTTGGTAAAACTTAGCCTTAGGATCAACAGCCTTTCTGTGGCCGGTGTACAAAGCATCTAAAACAACAACATCGTTGCCTTCTTTAACTAATTCTTTAACAGCGTGAGAGCCAATATAGCCCGCTCCGCCGATAACTAAAACTCGCATAAGCAGTGCTCCTTTTCTTGAAATCGATTACATTATAGCACATATCTGGTAAAGAATTTACTAATTTTGATAAATTATTTAAAAATTGATTTAGATATTTATTGGAAAGTAGTAAATGTTTTGTATAATAAAGTAGTAAATGTTTTGTATAATAAAGTTGAAAAGATTTTTTAATGGAAATGATGAACTATGACAACTATCAAAGAAATTGCATATGAATCGGGATACTCGCCAGCAACAGTATCACGACTGTTAAATAATGATCCAAACTTATCAATTACTGCTGATACTAAAAATAAGATTTTGGAGATAGCCAATAAACTTGGTTATTGGAAGGATCACCAAGAGAAGCGAATTCGCCCAACTATTGCGTTGTTATACCGCGTAAATAATAAAGAGCAAATTCAAGATGAATACTTTACTTCTCTTAAAGAGGCTTTGATTTCAACTGTTGAACATGAATCGTTAAAAATGAAGACCTATTACAATATCGATGATTTGATCGAACATGCTGATTTATTTCAAGGTTTTATTGGAGTAGGGGCTGATGAAATCGAGCAATCTAAATTAGAAACTTTGCATAAGGTTTTACCCAATGGAGTGTTTGTTGATACTAATCCAGCCCCTGAATTATTTGATTTGATTCGGCCTAATTTGGCTTTAACTGTCAAAAACGCCATTAATTTATTTATTGAAAAAGGCTTGCAGAGTTTTGGTTTTATTGGTGGAGACGGGGTGAAGCATGATCATATCCAAGAAAGAGACATTCGCGCAGTTGCTTTTTCTGAATATGTTCGATCTTTGAATAAAAATACTCATCCCATGTTTGTAAATGGACCATTTAGTGTTGATAATGGTTACAAACTTGGAAAAGAAATTCTTAAGAAGTGTAAAGATGACTTACCGGAAGCTTTTTTGGTGGCTTCTGATACTTTGGCTGTAGGAGTTTTACAAGCCTTTAACGAAGAAAATGTGATTGTGCCTCGTGACACGCAAATTTTAAGTATTAATAACAGCAATATTGTTAAATATGTTTCTCCGCCACTTTCTTCATATGATATCGATCAACAAGAAATGGTTGATATGGCGCTTAGAATGTTAACATCTTTGATTATTCGACCAGATCGGCCGCATATTGATGTGAATATGAATACTAAACTCATTGTAAGAAAAAGTTTTGTTCCAAAAGGTTAGTAAATTATTAAGTAAATTGCCAGCTATGCAGAGACCCCAGCAATTACTCAAAATGAATATGGTAAAGGAAATGCCTGGTATGTTGGCACTTGGCTAGATCATGCTGGCTTAAGTCACTTATTTGATCAAATTCTTGAAATAACTCATATTGAACCCCTAGCCAATGAAAATAATGAACTTGAAATCACTAAACGCATTACGGAAGATGGTAAAGAATTATACTTCATTCTTAATATGAGTAATGATAAGCGCAAATTGCCCGATAAATTTAGTGCTTATCAAGATTTATTAACTGGCAAGATAGCTAGTCAAACTTTGAAAGCTTGGGATGTAGAAATCTTAAACAAATAAAAATTATCTCCCCTCTCTTAGAGAATAAGGAATTGAGTAAAAATACTTAGTTCCTTATTTTTTGCTTAAAATAAAGCGTTTTATTTTTATAAGTAAATTATTTACTAATTAAGCAAAAAGATTTATACTAACTTATGAAAACGATTACAGAACGGAACTGAGGGTATAAAAATGGATAAAACAGAATTACTTAATGCTTATCAAGACGTATATGGTGAAGAAGGAAAGGATGTCTTTTTCTCACCAGGTAGAATCAATGTGATTGGTGAACACACTGATTATAATGGGGGACATGTATTTCCAGCAGCAATTAGTTTAGGTGTATATGGTGTATATGGACCACGCGAAGACAAAAAAGTTAGATTGTATTCCGGTAATATCGATGGTGATGTTGTTGAGTTTGATCT includes:
- the galE gene encoding UDP-glucose 4-epimerase GalE, with the translated sequence MRVLVIGGAGYIGSHAVKELVKEGNDVVVLDALYTGHRKAVDPKAKFYQGDIEDTFLVSKILRDEKIDAVMHFAAYSLVPESVKKPLKYYDNNVSGMISLLEAMNDANVKYLVFSSSAATYGIPKKLPITEDTPLDPINPYGETKMMMEKIMHWADKADGIKSIALRYFNVAGASSDGSIGEDHAPETHLIPNILKSAISGDGNFTIFGDDYDTKDGTNVRDYVQVEDLIDAHILALKHVMETNKSDVFNLGTAQGYSNLEILEAAKKVTGIDIPYTMGPRRGGDPDSLVADSTKAREVLGWKPKHENVEDVISTAWNWHQGHPKGYEDK
- a CDS encoding LacI family DNA-binding transcriptional regulator, whose protein sequence is MTTIKEIAYESGYSPATVSRLLNNDPNLSITADTKNKILEIANKLGYWKDHQEKRIRPTIALLYRVNNKEQIQDEYFTSLKEALISTVEHESLKMKTYYNIDDLIEHADLFQGFIGVGADEIEQSKLETLHKVLPNGVFVDTNPAPELFDLIRPNLALTVKNAINLFIEKGLQSFGFIGGDGVKHDHIQERDIRAVAFSEYVRSLNKNTHPMFVNGPFSVDNGYKLGKEILKKCKDDLPEAFLVASDTLAVGVLQAFNEENVIVPRDTQILSINNSNIVKYVSPPLSSYDIDQQEMVDMALRMLTSLIIRPDRPHIDVNMNTKLIVRKSFVPKG
- a CDS encoding Beta-galactosidase C-terminal domain; its protein translation is MTQNEYGKGNAWYVGTWLDHAGLSHLFDQILEITHIEPLANENNELEITKRITEDGKELYFILNMSNDKRKLPDKFSAYQDLLTGKIASQTLKAWDVEILNK